One window of the Nitrospira sp. genome contains the following:
- a CDS encoding metalloregulator ArsR/SmtB family transcription factor — protein MSTKRRVKAAALFHALSDETRLEVLNRLKRGEQCVCELTAALQAGQSRLSFHLRVLKEAGLIQDRPEGRWMYYSLSREGLEDLEDFIGELKKAITHPGSSKQCE, from the coding sequence ATGTCGACGAAGCGACGAGTCAAAGCCGCGGCCCTCTTTCATGCTCTATCCGATGAGACGCGGCTTGAGGTTCTCAATAGGCTGAAGCGGGGAGAGCAATGCGTTTGCGAATTAACGGCCGCTCTTCAGGCCGGGCAGTCGAGACTGTCGTTTCATCTCAGGGTATTGAAAGAAGCCGGATTGATTCAGGACCGTCCCGAAGGGCGTTGGATGTATTACTCGTTGAGTCGAGAGGGATTAGAAGACCTTGAGGACTTTATCGGCGAACTCAAGAAGGCAATCACGCATCCCGGGTCTTCAAAGCAATGCGAGTAG
- a CDS encoding cytochrome c peroxidase: MKKHTSYFSLFVVSFLALSGVGGSGVSQFAYAEAGPGSGTDYKLPQIQGLEDPNTFVPADNPLTAKKVELGRLLFFDKRLSKNDTIACASCHLPGNGFTDGKAVSTGINGLKGGRSAPSSFNRVFSKAQFWDGRAETLEEQSIGPFVSPVEHGFNNHDEMIVKMKKNPGYRKLFQEVFGREIVIEDVGKAIASFQRTILSGNSAVDRFDLGGDEKALSESAKRGLELFRGKARCTRCHSGFNFTDEKFHNLGIGWDTNTVDLGRYMVTKNPEDIGAFKTPTLREIARTAPYMHDGRFKTLEAVVKFYNQGGIKNPHQDNTIIPLELTEQEQQDVVALLKSLNGEGWQQVTAPKTFPK; encoded by the coding sequence ATGAAGAAACACACATCGTATTTCTCTTTGTTCGTTGTTTCGTTCCTGGCACTCAGCGGGGTCGGAGGGTCGGGGGTGTCGCAGTTCGCCTACGCTGAAGCCGGACCCGGTTCTGGTACGGATTACAAACTCCCTCAGATCCAAGGCTTGGAGGATCCCAACACCTTTGTACCGGCGGACAACCCTCTGACCGCTAAGAAAGTCGAATTGGGCCGCCTACTGTTTTTCGACAAGCGCCTTTCGAAAAACGACACAATCGCCTGCGCCAGCTGCCACCTGCCAGGCAACGGCTTCACCGACGGCAAAGCCGTTTCGACCGGCATCAACGGATTGAAAGGCGGGCGTAGCGCACCCTCTTCCTTCAACCGGGTATTTAGCAAGGCACAATTCTGGGATGGCCGTGCCGAAACACTCGAGGAGCAATCCATTGGGCCGTTCGTCAGCCCGGTCGAGCATGGGTTCAACAACCATGACGAAATGATCGTAAAGATGAAGAAGAACCCGGGATACCGAAAACTCTTTCAAGAAGTATTCGGCCGCGAGATCGTGATCGAGGATGTGGGCAAGGCCATCGCGAGCTTTCAACGGACCATTCTCTCCGGCAACAGCGCCGTCGACCGATTCGATCTTGGCGGTGATGAGAAGGCCTTGTCGGAATCGGCGAAGCGCGGATTAGAGCTGTTCCGCGGCAAAGCCCGTTGCACTCGCTGCCATTCGGGCTTCAACTTCACGGACGAGAAATTCCATAATCTTGGCATCGGCTGGGACACCAACACCGTGGATCTCGGCCGCTATATGGTCACGAAGAATCCGGAAGACATCGGCGCCTTCAAGACACCGACGCTGCGGGAGATCGCGAGAACAGCCCCCTATATGCACGATGGGCGGTTCAAGACGCTGGAAGCCGTGGTGAAGTTTTATAACCAGGGGGGCATCAAGAACCCGCATCAGGACAACACGATCATTCCACTCGAACTGACCGAGCAGGAACAACAGGACGTCGTGGCGTTACTGAAATCGCTGAACGGCGAAGGCTGGCAGCAGGTCACGGCCCCGAAGACATTCCCGAAGTAA
- a CDS encoding LysR substrate-binding domain-containing protein, whose protein sequence is MTFTELRYLVALAQDRHFGRASERCCVSQPALSLAIQKLEDELGTMIFERRKHHLTLTVLGERIVHQAQRVLEEADQIRVIAAQGKDQLVGPLRFGAIATVGPYVLPDLVPLLNKRAPLMPLEIEENLTLHLVAMLKSGKLDVIMIALPLEEPGIVTRALYDEPFKALVPVGHPWQKKKSIDSRQLGAEKVLLPHAGHCFRQQVLDTCPELSRSDAEGWQGNSLETIRQMVASGLGITVLPCSALTTKHENKRLVAIDLAKPVPGRRIGLAWRRGFTRPQAVDAVSDAVRALKIPGLKRVASEGR, encoded by the coding sequence ATGACGTTCACAGAACTTCGCTATCTTGTCGCGCTGGCTCAGGATCGGCATTTTGGCCGCGCTTCCGAACGATGCTGCGTGAGTCAACCTGCTCTGAGCTTGGCGATCCAGAAGCTGGAGGACGAGCTCGGGACGATGATCTTTGAGCGGCGCAAGCATCACCTCACGTTGACTGTCTTGGGTGAGCGAATTGTTCATCAAGCCCAGCGCGTGTTGGAAGAAGCCGATCAGATTCGAGTGATTGCCGCTCAGGGGAAAGATCAGCTGGTCGGCCCGCTCCGTTTCGGGGCCATTGCAACGGTCGGGCCCTACGTCCTGCCGGATCTTGTCCCTCTGCTGAACAAGCGTGCCCCACTGATGCCGCTGGAAATCGAAGAAAATTTGACGCTTCATCTGGTGGCCATGCTGAAGAGCGGGAAGCTCGATGTGATTATGATCGCGCTGCCGTTGGAGGAGCCCGGGATCGTCACGCGGGCCTTGTATGATGAACCGTTTAAAGCCCTCGTCCCTGTCGGCCATCCGTGGCAGAAAAAGAAGTCAATCGATTCGCGCCAACTGGGGGCGGAGAAAGTCCTCTTGCCGCATGCCGGGCATTGCTTCCGGCAGCAGGTGCTGGATACTTGTCCCGAGCTGAGCCGATCCGATGCTGAGGGATGGCAAGGGAATTCTCTGGAGACGATTCGCCAAATGGTTGCCTCAGGGCTGGGAATTACCGTGTTGCCGTGTAGCGCGTTGACAACGAAACACGAGAACAAGCGGCTGGTTGCGATCGATTTGGCGAAGCCGGTCCCCGGCCGGCGGATCGGATTGGCCTGGCGGAGAGGATTTACTCGTCCTCAGGCGGTTGATGCGGTTTCAGATGCCGTGCGGGCACTGAAGATACCAGGCCTGAAGCGTGTGGCGTCGGAGGGACGATGA
- the xth gene encoding exodeoxyribonuclease III: MKIATFNVNSLRKRLPIVLDWLAQQKPDVLCLQETKVQDSEFPLLGLAPSGYQITFRGMKSYNGVAILSRKQPEAVFHGFDDGGESEDARLLRVVIDGIPIVNTYVPQGFEIDSPKYQYKLGWYDRLRKYFEKHLSPGEPAIWCGDMNVAPRPMDVHSPEKHLKHVCYHEDARKAYERTLAWGFQDVFVKLYPDRQQYTFWDYRAPSSLEANKGWRIDHILATAPLVKKCTRVDVDVEPRRAKDPSDHTFLWAEFSV, from the coding sequence ATGAAAATCGCAACGTTCAACGTCAACTCGCTCCGCAAACGGCTTCCGATCGTGTTGGATTGGCTTGCCCAGCAGAAGCCTGATGTCTTGTGCCTCCAAGAAACCAAAGTGCAGGACAGCGAGTTCCCGTTGTTGGGTCTGGCCCCCTCTGGTTATCAGATCACGTTTCGTGGGATGAAATCGTACAACGGCGTGGCCATCTTGAGCCGGAAGCAGCCGGAGGCGGTGTTCCATGGATTCGACGATGGCGGTGAATCGGAGGATGCCCGGCTGCTCAGAGTCGTGATCGACGGAATTCCGATCGTCAATACGTACGTGCCTCAGGGCTTTGAAATCGATTCGCCCAAGTATCAATACAAGCTGGGGTGGTATGACCGGCTGAGAAAGTATTTCGAGAAACATCTGTCTCCCGGCGAGCCGGCCATCTGGTGCGGCGACATGAACGTGGCGCCGCGTCCCATGGACGTGCACAGTCCGGAGAAGCACCTCAAACATGTCTGTTATCACGAGGATGCGCGGAAGGCCTACGAGCGAACACTGGCGTGGGGATTTCAGGACGTGTTTGTGAAGCTGTACCCAGACCGGCAGCAATATACATTTTGGGATTATCGGGCGCCGAGTTCGTTAGAGGCGAATAAAGGCTGGCGCATCGATCATATCCTGGCGACGGCACCGCTAGTGAAGAAGTGCACGAGGGTTGACGTGGACGTCGAGCCGCGGCGAGCGAAAGACCCATCAGATCATACGTTTCTCTGGGCAGAGTTTTCGGTCTAA
- a CDS encoding mechanosensitive ion channel, protein MQLGWMTVDSSVVLDGLKSLILLVSVILIRTLVVRGISRNQALSMEDKRRWVVTTRNSMVFVILIGFVVIWAHELEAFAVSIVALAAALVLATKELILCLSGAALRVGGKVYGVGDRIQIAGHRGVVLDHDLFATKLLEIGPGQSAHLYTGRVTVFPNSLLFTNALVKENPGQEYGLYTLVVPLRSEGEWQRAEQALLGAAKAECGPFMEEAARQMKLLEQANLLEAPSPEPRITIQLPEPGKIQLVLRFPAPDRGRSRVEQAILRRYLVEMNQS, encoded by the coding sequence ATGCAGCTTGGCTGGATGACTGTTGATAGTTCCGTCGTCTTGGATGGGCTCAAGTCGTTGATTCTGCTGGTGTCGGTCATTCTGATCCGGACGTTGGTCGTACGGGGGATCTCGCGCAACCAGGCCTTGTCGATGGAGGACAAGCGTCGCTGGGTCGTGACGACCAGAAACTCGATGGTCTTCGTCATCCTGATCGGCTTCGTCGTTATCTGGGCGCATGAGCTCGAGGCCTTCGCCGTCTCGATTGTCGCGTTGGCGGCTGCGTTGGTCTTGGCGACGAAGGAGTTGATTCTCTGTTTGAGCGGAGCGGCGTTACGCGTGGGCGGCAAGGTGTACGGCGTTGGCGACCGCATTCAGATTGCCGGACACCGGGGGGTGGTGCTGGATCACGATCTGTTCGCCACAAAATTGTTGGAGATCGGCCCCGGCCAATCTGCACATTTGTATACCGGACGAGTGACGGTGTTTCCGAATAGTCTTCTGTTTACGAATGCGCTCGTCAAAGAAAACCCGGGACAGGAATATGGCCTCTATACACTCGTCGTGCCCTTGAGGTCGGAGGGAGAATGGCAACGAGCTGAGCAGGCGTTGTTGGGTGCGGCAAAGGCCGAGTGTGGGCCGTTTATGGAAGAAGCTGCGCGACAGATGAAACTGCTGGAACAGGCCAATCTCTTGGAAGCTCCCTCGCCGGAACCCCGTATTACCATTCAGCTTCCCGAGCCGGGGAAGATTCAGTTGGTGCTCCGGTTCCCGGCTCCCGATCGGGGCCGCTCGCGAGTGGAGCAAGCCATTCTTCGCCGATACCTCGTCGAGATGAATCAGTCGTAG